A section of the Methanoregula formicica SMSP genome encodes:
- a CDS encoding aminotransferase class V-fold PLP-dependent enzyme — MGNNPGISPLIYLNNAATTWPKPPEVLDEVAQCLKIPFFEHGRSTAGSATDYPSETRLVLAGLFHAENPDHFIFTQNATDSLNLLIHGFVKKQKASFHAITTDLEHNSVLRPLNTLAGDGKLTISTVPSEDGYIPLREMKKAVRPETRLIVMSHGSNVLGTLQDVQPVADLCADNDIFLVVDGAQTAGQVPINLSAISGGAFVFTGHKALFGIPGIGGFYLNDPETTAPVRQGGTGTDSRSLAQPVEMPQKFEAGTHNYTGIASLLAGIRFIEREGQDKITTKGRNLATLFLQEIKNDPNIILYTPAPDLPVVSFNIRNLDNDEAGYILAKAYNIITRTGLHCAPLVHDRIDGGKGCIRVSFSYLNTPEECRAAGEAVREVAEGANR; from the coding sequence ATGGGAAACAACCCGGGCATTTCCCCGCTCATCTACCTCAACAATGCGGCAACGACATGGCCGAAACCACCAGAAGTACTGGACGAGGTTGCCCAATGCCTGAAAATCCCGTTCTTCGAGCACGGCAGATCAACGGCCGGGTCAGCAACCGATTACCCGTCGGAAACACGCTTGGTGCTGGCCGGGCTCTTCCATGCGGAAAACCCGGACCATTTCATCTTCACGCAGAATGCCACTGACTCCCTCAACCTGCTCATCCACGGGTTTGTGAAAAAACAGAAAGCGTCGTTCCACGCCATCACGACAGACCTTGAGCATAACTCCGTCCTCCGTCCGCTGAATACTCTTGCAGGTGATGGAAAACTCACGATTAGTACAGTTCCCTCAGAGGACGGATATATCCCCCTCCGGGAGATGAAAAAAGCCGTCCGTCCGGAGACCCGGCTCATCGTCATGAGCCATGGAAGCAATGTGCTCGGAACCCTGCAGGATGTCCAGCCAGTGGCCGATCTCTGTGCGGATAACGATATCTTCCTGGTTGTCGACGGAGCCCAGACTGCCGGCCAGGTCCCAATCAACCTCTCGGCAATCTCCGGCGGAGCGTTTGTCTTCACGGGCCATAAGGCCCTCTTCGGGATCCCCGGCATTGGCGGATTTTACCTTAATGATCCCGAAACGACTGCCCCGGTTCGGCAAGGGGGGACCGGTACGGACTCGCGCTCGCTCGCCCAGCCGGTAGAAATGCCGCAGAAGTTCGAGGCCGGCACGCATAACTATACCGGGATCGCCTCGCTCCTTGCCGGCATCCGGTTCATCGAACGCGAGGGTCAGGACAAAATCACGACCAAGGGCAGGAATCTCGCGACCCTTTTCCTCCAGGAGATCAAAAACGATCCCAACATCATTCTCTACACCCCGGCTCCCGACCTCCCGGTCGTCTCCTTCAACATCCGGAACCTGGACAACGACGAGGCTGGTTACATCCTTGCAAAGGCCTACAACATCATCACCCGGACCGGACTCCACTGTGCCCCGCTCGTGCACGACCGGATCGACGGGGGGAAAGGGTGCATCCGCGTCAGCTTCTCGTACCTCAACACACCGGAAGAGTGCAGGGCTGCCGGTGAGGCCGTGCGGGAGGTGGCCGAGGGTGCGAATCGTTAA
- a CDS encoding DUF6431 domain-containing protein, translated as MRKRRIPPMLTDIVQAALASYDNVLFDSCDTCPSCGGDLSGYDIKKRQFAVVMDGEQKKVIPVRVKRFRCRSCRQIHPADQPFYPDTRIGSLAVDLCVTLGGSMPFSRVSSCLYEMGVVVDRWSVRNYIRNNRRTVPGVDMFGFTIPLSIVSHSALAMGIPAGGSVSASDLLAACGYPSGKNTGSPPQEAMTGSREG; from the coding sequence ATGAGAAAACGCCGCATCCCTCCTATGCTCACCGACATTGTCCAGGCTGCACTGGCATCTTATGATAACGTACTGTTTGATTCCTGCGATACCTGCCCTTCCTGTGGGGGAGATCTTTCCGGGTATGATATTAAAAAGAGACAGTTTGCCGTTGTCATGGATGGGGAACAGAAGAAGGTGATCCCCGTACGGGTTAAGCGGTTCCGCTGCCGCAGCTGCAGGCAGATCCATCCTGCCGATCAACCCTTTTATCCGGATACCCGTATCGGGTCGCTTGCGGTAGATCTCTGCGTGACGCTTGGCGGGAGCATGCCGTTCTCCCGTGTCTCTTCCTGCCTGTATGAGATGGGGGTTGTTGTCGACCGCTGGAGTGTCAGGAACTATATCCGGAATAACCGGCGCACCGTTCCCGGTGTGGATATGTTCGGGTTCACGATCCCCCTCTCCATTGTCTCCCACTCTGCCTTGGCCATGGGGATACCGGCAGGGGGCAGCGTGAGTGCATCGGACCTGCTTGCCGCGTGCGGGTATCCATCGGGGAAAAATACCGGGTCTCCACCGCAGGAAGCGATGACCGGATCGCGGGAAGGATAA
- a CDS encoding Coenzyme F420 hydrogenase/dehydrogenase, beta subunit C-terminal domain yields the protein MAKKGDMLYAWTNDAGLLKKAECGGAVTELLKYALESKTVDAVLAVTRGVDLYDAIPALVTDPKELDKCAGSLHCGTVLMSKLVMEYAPRMSGKKIGMVVKGCDMMGLLELAKRNLVNLDNIVMIGVNCGGSVSPVAARKMIKEMFGVDPNTVTKEEIDKGQFIIEYEGGHKGISMDELEEAGYGRRSNCRRCKVKVPRQADLACGNWGVIGPKAGNATFVEVCSEKGAKLLDAAVKAKKLSTEPANPKGIEVRGKVENAMFKLGDKWRKHDFEALAPVLWDTIAKETGRCMKCLACIEHCPVCVTRADKYKQPDMMVRHGFIPADPMFHLRRFAHISDSCINCGQCEECCPCEIPLALFSHAIRTEADKVFEPKLGKSAYSN from the coding sequence ATGGCAAAGAAAGGCGATATGCTCTATGCATGGACCAATGATGCCGGCCTCTTAAAGAAGGCGGAATGTGGCGGTGCGGTCACCGAGCTCCTCAAGTATGCACTTGAGAGCAAGACCGTTGATGCAGTGCTTGCCGTAACACGCGGTGTTGACCTGTACGATGCAATTCCGGCTCTCGTCACCGACCCCAAGGAACTCGACAAATGCGCAGGTTCGCTTCACTGCGGTACCGTCCTTATGTCGAAACTGGTGATGGAGTACGCACCCAGGATGTCCGGCAAGAAGATCGGGATGGTTGTCAAGGGCTGCGACATGATGGGGCTCCTTGAGCTTGCGAAGCGCAACCTTGTCAACCTCGACAACATCGTTATGATCGGTGTCAACTGCGGTGGATCGGTCAGCCCGGTCGCTGCACGGAAGATGATCAAGGAGATGTTCGGCGTTGACCCGAACACCGTCACCAAGGAAGAGATCGACAAGGGCCAGTTCATCATCGAGTACGAGGGAGGCCACAAGGGCATCTCCATGGACGAACTCGAAGAGGCCGGCTATGGCCGCAGGTCGAACTGCCGCCGCTGCAAAGTAAAGGTTCCCCGTCAGGCAGACCTTGCCTGCGGGAACTGGGGAGTCATCGGGCCCAAGGCAGGCAACGCGACTTTTGTTGAGGTCTGCTCCGAGAAGGGCGCAAAACTTCTCGACGCTGCCGTCAAGGCCAAGAAGCTCTCCACGGAACCGGCAAACCCCAAGGGTATTGAGGTCCGTGGCAAAGTCGAGAATGCTATGTTCAAGCTCGGCGATAAGTGGCGCAAGCACGACTTCGAGGCGCTCGCACCGGTTCTCTGGGACACCATTGCAAAGGAGACCGGGCGCTGCATGAAGTGCCTGGCCTGCATTGAGCACTGCCCGGTCTGTGTCACCCGTGCTGACAAGTACAAGCAGCCTGACATGATGGTCCGCCACGGGTTCATCCCGGCCGACCCGATGTTCCACCTGCGCCGGTTTGCGCATATCTCCGACTCCTGCATCAACTGCGGGCAGTGCGAAGAATGCTGCCCGTGCGAGATCCCGCTTGCGCTCTTCAGCCACGCGATCCGCACGGAAGCTGACAAGGTCTTCGAGCCGAAGCTCGGAAAGTCAGCTTATTCCAACTAA
- the fdhF gene encoding formate dehydrogenase subunit alpha codes for MANSTSTLKYVPTTCPYCGVGCGLNLVVNDGKLVGVEPYKRSPINEGKLCPKGMTCWEHVHSPDRLTKPKIKKNGKFVDATWTEAIDLIAKKFKEISDKNGPKSLGFQTSCRTVNEDCYALQKFARVGFQTNNVDNCARICHGPSVAGLSLSFGSGAATNPFEDVLNSDLIVMWGSNAVEAHPLAGRRVMQAKKKGIPIVVVDPRYSTTARLADKWIRFNPSTHIALANSMMYWIIKEGLQNTAFINERTKGFDDLKKTVEKYADCEEIHGVPLETVKSFARQYARAKNAVIIYCLGITELTTGTDNVRSMGNLALLTGNVGRPGVGVNPLRGQNNVQGACDMGAYPNVYSGYQACSVADNRSKMEKAWGMKEGSLPDWYGSTLTEQVNDAGSVIKAMYFLGLNPVVSYPDSNHVKRQLEKLDFCVFQDIFWTESCEYADVVLPGTCFAEKDGTFTSGERRVNRVRKAVDGPGESKYDWEIIGMVAKKMGLKGFDWKSAKDVWDDMRACTPNLFGATYEKMEKPESIHWPCPTVEHPGTPILHIGKFSAADGKGTMFGLEYRQPAEVADAEYPFTMMTGRVIFHYHTRTQTDRAAQLHYEVPESYCQINTIDAKKMGVKEGEKIKITSRRGETITRARISDDVAPKVLYMAMHFNQGVNNLTNTALDPLSKMPELKHCAVKVEKIAEAK; via the coding sequence ATGGCTAATAGCACGAGTACTCTTAAGTATGTACCCACGACGTGCCCTTACTGCGGCGTAGGCTGTGGTCTGAACCTTGTTGTCAATGACGGCAAGCTCGTCGGGGTGGAACCGTATAAACGTAGCCCGATCAATGAAGGCAAACTTTGCCCCAAAGGAATGACCTGCTGGGAACACGTCCACAGCCCTGACCGGCTGACAAAGCCGAAGATCAAGAAGAACGGCAAGTTCGTGGACGCTACCTGGACCGAGGCAATCGACCTGATTGCTAAGAAATTCAAGGAAATTTCCGACAAGAACGGCCCCAAATCCCTGGGATTCCAGACATCATGCCGTACCGTCAATGAGGACTGTTATGCGCTGCAGAAATTTGCACGTGTCGGTTTCCAGACCAACAACGTCGACAACTGTGCACGTATCTGCCACGGTCCGTCCGTTGCCGGTCTCTCGCTCTCGTTTGGTTCCGGCGCAGCAACGAACCCGTTTGAGGATGTCCTGAACTCCGACCTCATTGTCATGTGGGGTTCCAACGCAGTCGAGGCCCACCCGCTCGCCGGCCGCCGCGTCATGCAGGCCAAGAAGAAGGGAATCCCGATCGTTGTCGTTGACCCGCGGTACAGCACAACAGCACGGCTTGCCGACAAATGGATCCGGTTCAACCCGTCGACCCACATTGCCCTTGCCAACTCCATGATGTACTGGATCATCAAGGAGGGACTCCAGAACACCGCGTTCATCAATGAGCGCACGAAAGGATTCGATGACCTCAAGAAGACCGTTGAGAAGTATGCCGACTGCGAAGAGATCCACGGCGTCCCGCTCGAAACGGTCAAGTCATTTGCCCGCCAGTATGCCAGGGCAAAGAACGCGGTCATCATCTACTGTCTCGGTATCACCGAGCTGACCACCGGTACCGACAATGTCCGTTCCATGGGCAACCTCGCCCTGCTCACCGGCAATGTCGGACGCCCGGGCGTTGGTGTCAACCCGCTCCGTGGCCAGAACAACGTGCAGGGTGCCTGCGACATGGGTGCATACCCGAACGTTTACTCCGGCTACCAGGCATGTTCAGTCGCTGACAACCGTTCCAAGATGGAGAAGGCGTGGGGCATGAAGGAAGGCTCCCTCCCCGACTGGTACGGCTCAACCCTGACCGAACAGGTCAACGATGCCGGAAGCGTTATCAAGGCAATGTATTTCCTTGGCCTGAACCCTGTTGTCTCCTACCCCGATTCCAACCATGTCAAGCGGCAACTGGAGAAACTCGACTTCTGCGTCTTCCAGGATATCTTCTGGACCGAGAGTTGCGAGTACGCAGACGTTGTCCTGCCCGGCACCTGCTTTGCCGAGAAGGACGGCACGTTCACGAGCGGCGAGCGCCGTGTCAACCGTGTACGGAAGGCCGTCGATGGTCCCGGCGAGTCGAAGTACGACTGGGAGATTATCGGCATGGTTGCAAAGAAGATGGGGCTCAAGGGCTTTGACTGGAAGTCCGCAAAGGATGTCTGGGACGACATGCGGGCATGCACCCCGAACCTGTTCGGCGCAACCTACGAGAAGATGGAGAAACCCGAGTCTATCCACTGGCCCTGCCCGACCGTCGAGCACCCGGGGACCCCGATCCTCCACATCGGAAAATTCTCCGCTGCGGACGGCAAGGGTACCATGTTCGGCCTCGAATATCGCCAGCCCGCGGAAGTCGCAGATGCAGAGTACCCGTTCACCATGATGACCGGGCGTGTTATCTTCCACTACCACACCAGGACCCAGACCGACCGTGCCGCACAACTGCACTATGAAGTGCCCGAGTCCTATTGCCAGATCAACACCATCGATGCAAAGAAGATGGGTGTCAAGGAAGGCGAGAAGATCAAGATAACGAGCCGCCGTGGCGAGACCATAACGCGGGCACGGATATCGGACGACGTTGCCCCGAAGGTGCTGTACATGGCAATGCACTTCAACCAAGGGGTAAACAACCTGACCAACACCGCGCTCGACCCGCTCTCCAAGATGCCGGAGCTGAAACACTGTGCCGTCAAGGTCGAAAAGATTGCGGAGGCGAAGTAA
- a CDS encoding FmdE family protein, translating into MTGMHEDPDSRLNVVMDIHHVPPRLQEQIRQLSSFHTYAAPGILIGAFMVDYALELLGISPDKKLYGVCETPKCLPDALQVMARCTTGNNRLKVVPIGKFAITLNGPSDKEATDAVRVYLDLQKVKKYPTLDLWYSNSPAFDKHTMGDKLRDDIFQAGRNVLSFEKVRVGVKTKKKWKSVTCPVCGETVPDYLAVNGRCGTCGSMKYYEKI; encoded by the coding sequence ATGACCGGAATGCACGAAGACCCTGATTCAAGACTCAATGTCGTGATGGATATTCATCACGTCCCCCCGCGCCTGCAGGAGCAGATCCGGCAGCTCTCATCCTTCCATACGTATGCTGCCCCTGGCATCCTCATTGGTGCATTTATGGTGGACTATGCCCTGGAACTCCTTGGGATCAGTCCCGACAAAAAACTGTACGGTGTCTGCGAAACGCCAAAGTGCCTTCCCGATGCCCTTCAGGTAATGGCAAGGTGCACCACCGGCAATAACCGGCTGAAAGTGGTACCGATCGGAAAGTTTGCCATCACGCTCAACGGCCCCTCGGACAAGGAGGCGACAGATGCAGTAAGGGTGTATCTTGACCTGCAGAAGGTGAAGAAGTATCCTACCCTGGACCTATGGTATTCCAACAGCCCGGCGTTTGACAAGCACACCATGGGTGATAAGCTCCGTGACGATATCTTTCAGGCCGGCCGTAACGTCCTGTCGTTCGAGAAGGTCCGGGTTGGTGTAAAGACCAAGAAGAAGTGGAAGTCCGTGACGTGCCCGGTCTGTGGTGAGACCGTGCCCGATTACCTTGCTGTCAATGGCCGCTGTGGTACCTGCGGATCCATGAAATATTACGAGAAGATATGA
- a CDS encoding amino acid kinase family protein gives MKKRFELSSGLQGETLVRKGMKRKRSDSEQIRIAPEINVIKIGGHGAIDYGREVMLPLCDEIGKLSKKNQVLVVTGGGGRVRHIMDIGMDLGMPTGVLAELSAKISEQNAIMVSILLSKYNGTRIHTGDLLELPMLLKLGILPVTHGTPPYGLYEHPSRTDMIPPHRTDTGAFLISEVLGAKNCIIGKNVDGLYTEDPRKNPDAELIKEITAKELIRMNLEDMVLEPMVIELLQDSVHVREVRIINCHTRGNIGKAIAGKNIGTIIRAE, from the coding sequence ATGAAAAAACGGTTTGAGCTCTCAAGCGGACTTCAGGGTGAGACCCTGGTCCGGAAAGGGATGAAGAGAAAGCGGTCCGACTCTGAACAGATTCGCATTGCCCCGGAGATAAATGTCATAAAGATCGGCGGACATGGTGCGATCGATTACGGCCGGGAAGTGATGCTCCCCCTCTGCGATGAGATCGGGAAGCTCTCAAAAAAGAACCAGGTACTGGTCGTTACCGGTGGCGGCGGGAGGGTGCGCCACATCATGGATATCGGAATGGACCTGGGCATGCCCACCGGTGTTCTTGCAGAACTCTCGGCAAAGATCTCTGAGCAGAACGCGATCATGGTCTCGATCCTCCTTTCGAAATACAACGGGACCCGGATCCACACCGGTGACCTGCTTGAGCTCCCAATGCTCCTGAAACTGGGAATCCTGCCGGTGACACACGGAACCCCCCCGTACGGGTTGTATGAACACCCGTCGCGAACCGACATGATCCCCCCGCACCGTACAGATACCGGAGCGTTTTTGATTTCCGAGGTACTCGGGGCAAAGAACTGTATCATCGGAAAAAATGTTGACGGACTATATACTGAGGATCCACGAAAGAATCCTGACGCGGAACTCATCAAAGAAATCACGGCAAAGGAACTGATCCGTATGAACCTCGAAGATATGGTTCTCGAACCGATGGTCATCGAACTCCTGCAGGATTCCGTGCATGTCCGTGAAGTCCGGATCATCAACTGTCACACGAGGGGCAATATCGGCAAGGCAATTGCCGGGAAGAATATCGGGACGATCATAAGGGCTGAATAA